The following proteins are encoded in a genomic region of Pyrus communis chromosome 11, drPyrComm1.1, whole genome shotgun sequence:
- the LOC137707807 gene encoding probable mitochondrial-processing peptidase subunit beta, mitochondrial, with the protein MAMKHLLTTLARRRPHRPPSALTAAVRSQSTSPAVATSPSSPSLPSPPPPTAMIYDRLAEGVKSKIKRLENPDPRFLKYGSPHPSLTDHSHILTAPETRVTTLPNGLRVATESNLASKTATVGVWIDAGSRFEDDETNGTAHFLEHMIFKGTEQRTARDLEEEVENMGGHLNAYTSREQTTYYAKVLDSDVPKALSILADILQNSKFDEDRILRERDVILREMEEVEKQPEEVIFDHLHATAFQYSPLARTILGPANNIKTISKEHLQNYIKTHYTAPRMVIAASGAIKHEDLVGSVKGLFTKLSGDPTTAGQLVTKEPSFFTGSEVRIVDDDLPLAHFAVAFSGASWTDPDSIPLMVMQAMLGSWNKNAGGGKHMGSELAQRVAINDIAESYMSFNTNYKDTGLFGVFATAPADCLDDLAYAIMYEVTKLVYRVSEADVIRARNQLKSSLLLHLDGTSAVAEDIGRQLLTYGRRIPLPELFARIDSVDASTIKRVANRFIYDRDITIAAMGPITKLPDYNWFRRRTYWNRY; encoded by the exons ATGGCGATGAAGCACCTTCTTACTACCCTAGCTCGCCGCCGGCCCCATAGACCGCCGTCTGCTCTCACCGCAGCCGTCCGATCCCAATCGACCTCACCCGCCGTCGCTACGTCACCTTCATCCCCatcccttccctcccctcctccaCCAACCGCCATGATCTACGATCGATTGGCCGAGGGCGTCAAATCGAAGATCAAAAGGCTCGAGAACCCGGACCCGAGGTTCCTTAAGTACGGGTCGCCCCACCCGAGTCTCACGGACCACAGCCACATCCTCACCGCACCCGAGACACGTGTCACCACACTCCCCAACGGCCTTCGGGTGGCCACCGAGTCGAACCTCGCGTCTAAGACCGCCACTGTCGGAGTCTGGATCGACGCCGGGTCAAGGTTCGAAGATGACGAGACCAACGGCACGGCGCATTTCCTGGAGCACATGATCTTCAAGGGGACGGAGCAGAGGACGGCCCGTGATCTGGAGGAGGAGGTCGAGAACATGGGAGGTCACTTGAATGCGTACACATCGAGGGAGCAGACCACGTACTATGCCAAGGTGCTCGATTCCGATGTGCCGAAGGCCCTTTCGATTTTGGCTGATATCTTGCAGAACTCCAAGTTCGATGAGGACCGGATTTTGCGCGAGCGCGATGTGATTTTGAGGGAAATGGAGGAG GTCGAGAAACAACCCGAAGAAGTCATTTTTGACCATCTGCATGCAACTGCATTCCAGTACTCTCCTCTAGCCAGAACTATTCTTGGACCTGCTAACAAcattaagaccatctccaaagagCATCTTCAGAACTATATCAAAACACATTACACTGCTCCCAGAATG GTTATTGCTGCTTCAGGAGCTATCAAGCATGAAGATCTTGTTGGGTCAGTTAAGGGTTTGTTCACAAAACTCTCAGGAGATCCTACCACCGCCGGTCAGTTGGTTACGAAAGAACCTTCATTTTTTACCGGTTCTGAG GTCAGAATTGTGGATGATGACTTGCCTTTGGCACATTTTGCGGTTGCGTTCAGTGGTGCATCTTGGACTGATCCTGACTCTATTCCTCTAATGGTCATGCAAGCGATGCTGGGTTCATGGAATAAAAATGCTGGTGGTGGAAAGCACATGGG TTCAGAACTGGCACAGAGGGTTGCCATTAATGACATAGCAGAAAGCTATATGTCTTTCAACACCAACTATAAGGATACTGGCTTATTCGGTGTTTTTGCTACTGCTCCG GCGGATTGCTTAGATGATTTGGCCTATGCAATCATGTATGAGGTCACCAAGTTAGTTTATCGAGTTTCAGAAGCTGATGTTATTCGTGCTCGTAATCAG TTGAAATCTTCGCTGCTTCTGCATTTGGATGGGACAAGTGCCGTAGCTGAAGATATTGGGCGTCAG TTACTTACATATGGTCGAAGAATCCCCTTACCCGAGCTGTTTGCTAGAATTGATTCTGTTGATGCAAGCACCATCAAACGTGTTGCCAACCGATTCATCTATGACAGG GATATCACAATTGCAGCCATGGGTCCGATTACAAAATTGCCCGACTACAACTGGTTCAGACGCCGCACCTACTGGAACAGATACTAA
- the LOC137708717 gene encoding microtubule-destabilizing protein 60-like — MDFIGKNAGVVTPVKDQHGSRYKKHEKSRCTENMNPNVSPGPKHTASPATKSAGKSQKSASKNPNPNPNPVVRSPRNKIRERKFIVAKKKSKKENPNVSCKCKDKGNSKMCLCVAYENLRASQEEFFKKRNDNVESESLKESERAGRELEEEIEEGLRIQDLQIENGSGDIDPDSEMGCSTIKRRRDKLLEEARKSVPTSGKVMHLVQAFEKLLSIPSSKDSDEQNGEEEAAEEIGKKAAKWALPGLQPPPKALETQVSSSSFFPSDLFLTSENLGLDRRTSVSSSWDGSLGSVSSRTSNGGRRSRRNSSESSSTIGGGRWKKKKQQRATSAKPFKLRTEERGRQKEEEFTKKLQEMMMEEERQRIPIAQGLPWTTDEPECLLKPPVKEITIPTDLKLHSDMRAVERAEFDHQVAEKMSLFEQYKMERERLLKLAEEEEIRRLKKELVPKAQPMPYFDRPFIPRRSMKHPTIPKEPKFHVPQNKKIKCYLSWNEMSTYTYEH, encoded by the exons ATGGATTTTATCGGCAAGAACGCCGGAGTGGTGACTCCTGTGAAAGACCAACACGGGTCTCGATACAAGAAGCACGAGAAATCAAGATGCACTGAGAATATGAACCCCAATGTTTCGCCTGGCCCGAAACACACTGCTTCCCCTGCGACGAAATCGGCGGGGAAGTCCCAGAAATCGGCGTCCAAGAACCCGAACCCGAACCCGAACCCGGTTGTTCGTTCGCCCCGGAACAAGATCCGGGAGAGGAAGTTCATCGTTGCgaagaagaaatcaaagaaggagAACCCGAACGTCTCCTGCAAGTGCAAAGATAAGGGCAATTCGAAGATGTGCCTCTGCGTTGCGTATGAGAATCTGAGGGCGTCGCAGGAAGAGTTCTTCAAGAAGCGAAACGACAACGTCGAATCGGAGAGTTTGAAGGAGAGCGAAAGAGCTGGGCGTGAACTGGAGGAAGAAATCGAGGAGGGGTTGAGGATTCAGGACCTTCAGATTGAAAATGGGTCGGGTGATATTGACCCGGATAGTGAAATGGGTTGTTCGACAATCAAGAGAAGAAGGGACAAGTTGCTGGAAGAGGCGAGGAAGAGCGTGCCGACGAGTGGGAAGGTGATGCATTTGGTTCAGGCGTTTGAGAAGCTGCTTTCGATTCCGAGCTCGAAGGATTCGGATGAGCAGAATGGGGAGGAGGAAGCGGCGGAAGAGATTGGGAAGAAGGCGGCGAAGTGGGCATTGCCCGGATTGCAGCCTCCTCCTAAGGCGCTGGAAACACAGGTCTCGTCTTCTTCGTTTTTCCCGTCGGACTTGTTCTTGACGTCGGAGAATCTCGGTCTGGATCGGCGAACTTCAgtctcttcttcttgggatgGAAGTCTGGGAAG TGTCTCAAGCAGGACTTCGAATGGGGGGCGAAGGAGCCGAAGAAAC AGCTCTGAATCCTCCAGCACAATCGGAGGAGGgagatggaagaagaagaagcaacagAGAGCCACTAGCGCTAAGCCATTCAAGCTAAGAACAGAG GAAAGGGGAAGACAAAAGGAGGAAGAGTTCACGAAGAAGCTACAAGAGATGATGATGGAGGAGGAGAGACAGCGGATACCAATTGCTCAGGGCCTCCCATGGACAACTGACGAACCAGAG TGCTTACTGAAACCTCCAGTAAAAGAAATAACAATACCAACAGACCTGAAGCTCCACAGTGACATGCGGGCAGTAGAGCGAGCTGAGTTCGACCATCAG GTGGCAGAGAAGATGAGCCTGTTTGAGCAATACAAGATGGAAAGAGAAAGACTGCTGAAG TTGGCAGAAGAGGAGGAAATAAGAAGATTGAAAAAGGAGCTTGTTCCGAAAGCGCAGCCAATGCCCTACTTTGACAGGCCTTTCATTCCCAGAAG GTCAATGAAGCATCCAACCATACCGAAAGAACCGAAGTTTCACGTGCCTCAAAACAAGAAGATCAAATGTTACTTGTCCTGGAACGAGATGAGCACCTACACTTACGAACATTGA
- the LOC137708716 gene encoding rab escort protein 1-like, protein MSQLFDDRIPITPSTFDLIVIGTGLPGSVIAAAASTAGKAVLHLDTNEFYGGHFASLPLDDLFPFLNSHASPPSSSSTTTTTTTTTSTITGHDDYTALPLTRRLLYSDIETVTYAPQALAQHNPKRFYIDLSGPKVLFLADKATDLLWRSGVSSFLCFKGIEMKSIYDDIGELWNVPDSRVAIFKDKRLSLMEKNKLMRFFKLVWQHLEAASDEQGSEGNSESRKISDEDLESPFVDYLNRMELPHKIKSIILYAIAMVDYDQDNLEACKSILKTRDGIERLSIFYKSRLTNAPEAMIYPMYGHGNLSGVISRRAAVKGCVCAQRVPVAVLMDKDSGRYKGVRLASGQNLFSDQLVMDPTFKVPSLQISYPPDVRASPQVLSLKDDKRKVARGICITTSSLKPDISNCLLVYPPRSLYPEQDASIRAIQIDGSSAEVCPKGMFVVYFSVLCEDAKQGKMLLRDAMNALLKLALSGNPYDRTLDGEDAEVKPTLLWSVLYVQELTTDEQGYFLSTPMPDANLDYNDLIDSTAALFHTLYPHEEFFPGTNAFDNLDDDGSEVC, encoded by the exons ATGAGTCAACTCTTTGATGACCGCATTCCTATCACACCCAGCACCTTTGACCTTATTGTTATTGGAACGGGCCTCCCTGGATCCGTGATTGCTGCCGCAGCTTCTACTGCCGGAAAAGCTGTTCTTCACCTTGACACTAACGAATTTTACGGCGGCCACTTCGCCTCTCTTCCCCTGGATGATCTCTTTCCCTTCCTAAATTCTCATGCTTCcccaccctcctcctcctccacaaccactaccaccaccaccaccacctccacaaTTACGGGACATGATGATTACACCGCCTTACCCCTCACCCGGCGCTTGCTCTACTCCGACATTGAGACGGTTACCTATGCCCCTCAAGCCCTTGCCCAGCATAAccccaaaagattctacatTGACCTTAGCGGGCCTAAGGTTTTGTTTCTTGCAGACAAAGCCACGGACCTTCTGTGGAGATCGGGCGTGTCATCATTTTTGTGTTTCAAGGGCATTGAAATGAAGTCCATTTACGACGATATTGGGGAGTTGTGGAACGTTCCAGACTCTCGAGTAGCAATATTCAAAGACAAGAGGCTCAGCCTCATGGAGAAGAATAAGCTGATGAGGTTCTTCAAGCTTGTTTGGCAGCACTTGGAAGCAGCCTCTGACGAACAAGGGAGTGAAGGAAATAGTGAGAGTAGGAAAATTTCAGATGAAGATTTGGAGAGTCCCTTCGTTGATTACTTAAACAGAATGGAATTGCCACACAAGATCAAATC AATTATTTTGTATGCCATTGCCATGGTAGACTATGATCAAGACAACCTGGAAGCTTGTAAAAGCATACTTAAGACAAGAGATGGGATCGAGCGGTTATCAATCTTCTACAAATCGAG GTTGACAAATGCACCTGAGGCTATGATTTATCCTATGTATGGTCATGGGAACTTATCAGGAGTTATAAGCCGCCGCGCTGCTGTTAAAGGCTGCGTTTGT GCTCAACGAGTTCCAGTTGCCGTGCTTATGGACAAG GACAGTGGCCGATATAAAGGTGTGAGATTAGCTTCTGGTCAGAATTTGTTTAGTGATCAGCTAGTTATGGATCCAACTTTCAAGGTCCCATCGCTGCAAATTTCATATCCACCAGACGTGAGAGCAAGTCCTCAAGTTTTAAGTTTGAAAGATGATAAACGAAAGGTGGCTAGGGGAATATGCATTACAACCAGTTCACTGAAGCCAGATATATCAAACTGTTTGCTTGTGTATCCTCCAAGAT CTTTGTACCCTGAGCAAGATGCTTCGATCCGGGCAATCCAAATAGATGGAAGTTCGGCTGAAGTTTGTCCAAAGGGCAT GTTTGTGGTGTACTTTTCTGTTTTATGCGAGGACGCCAAACAAGGGAAAATGTTGCTACGTGATGCCATGAATGCGCTTCTCAAACTTGCGCTTTCTGGAAACCCTTATGATCGCACTCTTGATGGTGAAGATGCCGAAGTAAAACCTACTTTGTTATGGAGCGTGTTGTATGTTCAGGAACTGACTACG GATGAACAGGGTTATTTCCTCTCAACTCCGATGCCAGATGCCAATCTGGACTACAATGATCTCATAGATTCAACTGCGGCG CTCTTCCACACGTTGTATCCACATGAAGAATTCTTTCCAGGGACAAACGCGTTTGATAATTTGGACGATGATGGCAGTGAGGTTTGTTGA
- the LOC137749367 gene encoding small ribosomal subunit protein eS19x-like yields the protein MATAKTVKDVSPHEFVKAYAAHLKRSGKVELPPWTDIVKTGRFKELAPYDPDWYYVRAASMARKIYLRGGLGVGAFRRIYGGSQRNGSRPPHFCESSGAIARHILQQLQKLNIVDVDPKGGRRITSNGQRDLDQVAGRIVVTP from the exons ATGGCGACTGCGAAAACTGTGAAGGATGTTTCCCCTCACGAATTTGTCAAGGCTTACGCCGCCCATCTGAAGCGATCTGGAAAG GTTGAGCTTCCTCCATGGACTGATATCGTTAAGACTGGAAGATTCAAGGAGTTGGCTCCTTATGATCCTGACTGGTACTATGTCAGAGCTG CCTCCATGGCAAGGAAGATCTACTTGAGGGGAGGACTTGGTGTAGGTGCCTTCCGTAGGATTTATGGTGGAAGCCAGAGGAATGGAAGTCGTCCACCACATTTCTGCGAGAGCAGTGGTGCTATTGCCCGACACATTCTCCAACAGTTACAGAAATTGAACATCGTTGATGTTGACCCAAAGGG GGGGAGGAGAATCACATCTAACGGGCAACGCGATCTTGACCAAGTTGCAGGCCGGATTGTGGTAACCCCATGA
- the LOC137749532 gene encoding biotin carboxyl carrier protein of acetyl-CoA carboxylase 2, chloroplastic-like, with protein MDSFTVPCPKACAAPVTRLGSAARPSQPHQHLLSFHNCLNRCPIPSLQISGLQSSVRKQSSSWKVQAQLNEVTAEKSSNSVPINNKKSEDGSQEGKDESSSQTNIPDAASISAFMAQVSDLVKLVDSRDIVELEMKQLDLELVIRKKEALAPPPPAPVSQQPAHYYSIPPPQQAPALAPASAPAPAPAPGPAAPALPAPAKTSTSSHPPLKCPMAGTFYRSPAPGEPPFVKVGDKVQKGQVICIIEAMKLMNEIEADQSGTVAEILVEDTKPVSVDTPLFVIVP; from the exons ATGGATTCCTTCACTGTCCCCTGTCCCAAGGCGTGCGCCGCCCCCGTTACCCGCCTCGGCTCCGCCGCCCGGCCGTCGCAGCCGCACCAGCACCTCCTGTCCTTCCACAACTGCCTCAATCGCTGCCCCATTCCCTCTCTGCAGATTTCTGGCCTTCAG AGCTCCGTCAGGAAGCAATCCTCTTCCTGGAAAGTGCAGGCACAGCTTAATGAG GTTACAGCTGAGAAATCCTCAAATTCTGTACCCATAAACAACAAGAAGTCTGAAGATGGATCACAGGAAGGGAAAGACGAGTCTTCCAGTCAAACCAATATTCCAGATGCAGCATCAATCTCCGCATTCATGGCTCAAGTTTCAGACCTTGTTAA GTTAGTTGATTCGAGAGACATTGTGGAGCTGGAAATGAAGCAACTAGATTTAGAGCTTGTGATTAGAAAAAAAGAAGCTTTGGCGCCACCACCACCAGCTCCCGTTTCCCAACAACCAGCACACTATTATTCCATACCACCACCTCAACAAGCACCAGCACTAGCACCAGCATCAGCTCCTGCTCCTGCTCCAGCACCCGGTCCAGCAGCACCTGCATTACCCGCCCCTGCAAAGACAAGCACATCATCTCACCCTCCACTGAAATGCCCCATGGCTGGAACCTTTTACCGCAGTCCTGCACCTGGTGAACCACCTTTTGTTAAG GTTGGAGATAAAGTTCAGAAAGGTCAAGTTATTTGCATCATTGAGGCCATGAAATTGATGAACGAAATTGAG GCTGATCAATCTGGAACCGTTGCTGAGATACTGGTCGAAGATACTAAACCAGTGAGCGTAGACACG CCTCTTTTTGTCATAGTACCATGA